One genomic segment of Hevea brasiliensis isolate MT/VB/25A 57/8 unplaced genomic scaffold, ASM3005281v1 Scaf178, whole genome shotgun sequence includes these proteins:
- the LOC110667553 gene encoding galactoside 2-alpha-L-fucosyltransferase-like translates to MYRNSISDLFGTLSKAKFLTRKVQNVAELEIDDKNGLVNPVFDERTCFSRFQSNLYRKISPQKPSPYLISKLRSYEDLHKYCGPHTESYNRTLKRLDSKNITSTNCKYIVWIPANGLGNRIISIASSFLYALLTNRVLLINHGTDMDDLFCEPFPNTSWLLPKDFPLKNQFASSKLRYAHSLGSLLKSSATINNSKELKSPSFLYLNLGHGDYDLDQAFYCNQTQQALQKIPWLFLLSDQYFAPSFFLDPSFKQEASKLFPEKETVFNHLGNYLFNPSNQAWGLITRFYQAYLAKADEKIGLQIREFNVNATPFERVMDQILSCTMQEKLLPEVDTKKESLPSPSKNPILKAILITSLYPEFYENISNMYWTRPTVNGEVIEVYQPSHEEYQHFGDNMHNMKAWAEIYLLSLSDVLVISSWSTFGYVAQGLGGAKAWILSKPGHRNPPCQRAISMEPCFHFPPRYNCSSKNKIDSGDLAPYLRHCEDRRGGIKLVKDQEELQQ, encoded by the exons ATGTATCGAAACTCAATATCAGATCTATTTGGCACCCTTTCTAAAGCAAAGTTCTTGACAAGAAAAGTTCAGAATGTTGCAGAATTAGAAATTG ATGATAAAAATGGACTTGTGAATCCTGTATTTGATGAAAGAACATGCTTCAGCAGGTTTCAATCTAATTTATATCGCAAAATTTCACCCCAGAAGCCTTCTCCTTATCTCATTTCAAAACTACGTAGCTATGAAGATCTTCATAAGTACTGTGGACCTCATACTGAATCCTACAACAGAACCCTAAAGAGACTTGATTCTAAGAACATCACTAGTACTAATTGTAAATACATTGTCTGGATTCCTGCTAATGGCTTAGGAAACAGGATTATAAGCATTGCTTCTTCATTTCTTTATGCTCTCCTCACTAATCGAGTCTTACTTATCAATCATGGAACTGACATGGATGATCTCTTCTGCGAGCCATTTCCAAATACATCATGGTTATTGCCAAAGGATTTTCCTCTGAAGAATCAATTTGCCAGTTCTAAACTGAGGTATGCTCATAGTTTAGGAAGCTTACTAAAGAGCAGTGCTACTATTAACAATTCCAAGGAATTGAAATCACcatcatttttatatcttaaTTTAGGTCATGGTGATTATGATCTTGATCAGGCTTTCTACTGTAATCAAACGCAGCAGGCTCTACAAAAAATTCCTTGGTTATTTCTTTTATCAGATCAATACTTTGCCCCTTCATTTTTTCTGGACCCATCTTTCAAGCAAGAGGCAAGCAAATTGTTCCCTGAAAAAGAAACTGTTTTCAATCACTTGGGTAACTAtcttttcaatccctcaaatcaGGCATGGGGACTTATCACCAGATTCTATCAGGCTTATCTAGCCAAGGCAGATGAGAAAATTGGTCTTCAAATAAGAGAATTCAATGTTAATGCTACCCCATTTGAAAGGGTAATGGACCAAATTCTGTCATGCACGATGCAGGAAAAACTACTGCCAGAAGTAGATACAAAAAAAGAGTCTCTGCCTTCTCCTTCCAAAAACCCGATTCTGAAAGCTATCCTGATAACATCCTTGTATCCTGAGTTCTATGAGAATATAAGCAACATGTATTGGACTAGACCTACTGTGAATGGAGAAGTTATTGAGGTTTACCAGCCAAGCCATGAAGAGTATCAACATTTTGGGGATAATATGCATAACATGAAGGCTTGGGCAGAAATATATCTTTTAAGTTTGAGTGATGTTCTGGTGATTAGCAGTTGGTCCACATTTGGGTATGTAGCCCAAGGTCTTGGAGGTGCAAAGGCATGGATTTTGAGTAAACCAGGGCACAGAAATCCCCCTTGTCAAAGAGCCATTTCTATGGAACCTTGCTTCCACTTTCCTCCCAGATATAACTGCAGTTCAAAGAACAAAATTGATTCTGGTGATCTTGCTCCTTACTTGAGGCATTGTGAAGACAGGAGAGGGGGAATAAAGCTGGTTAAAGATCAAGAAGAATTGCAACAGTAA
- the LOC131176593 gene encoding protein ELC-like has translation MVQPAATPSNHQATQQFLSSVLSQRGPSSLPYTEDTKWLIRQHLLSLIANYPSLEPKTATFTHNDGRSVNLLQADGTIPMPFQGVTYNIPIIIWLMDSYPRHPPCAYVNPTRDMIIKRPHPHVNPSGLVSVPYLQNWIYPSSNLVDLVRELSAVFGRDPPLYSQRRPNPNPSPSPSPTPSFAANPSSISHSSSFGSLGPSGGHTGYPRPMNRPYPPSPYGGSSSSGVVPGRQQTEDAAEVYKRNAINKIVETVHGDIMQLRKAREVEMEGLFSAQAVLKRREEEINKGLMEMQDEKEGLEAQLQVVLMNTDVLEAWVRENNEKTKVNAGDLDVDNVFECIDPLSKQMLECTAADLAIEDVVYSLDKAVQEGAVPFDQYLRNVRLFSREQFFHRATATKVRAVQMQAQVASMAARAPHYAS, from the coding sequence ATGGTTCAACCAGCCGCAACGCCGTCGAACCACCAAGCCACTCAACAATTCCTCTCCTCAGTCCTCTCTCAACGCGGTCCCTCATCCCTCCCTTACACCGAAGACACCAAATGGCTAATCCGTCAGCACCTTCTCTCCCTAATCGCCAACTACCCTTCTCTCGAACCCAAAACCGCTACTTTCACCCACAACGATGGTCGCTCGGTCAACCTCCTCCAAGCCGACGGCACCATCCCCATGCCGTTTCAGGGTGTCACTTACAACATTCCGATCATCATCTGGCTCATGGACTCTTATCCTCGCCACCCTCCGTGCGCCTACGTGAATCCCACGCGCGATATGATCATCAAGCGCCCTCATCCTCATGTTAACCCTTCTGGGTTAGTCTCTGTTCCTTATTTGCAGAATTGGATCTACCCTAGCTCTAATCTCGTCGATCTAGTTCGCGAATTGAGTGCGGTTTTTGGTCGTGATCCTCCTCTCTATTCCCAACGCCGCCCAAACCCTAATCCTAGTCCTAGCCCAAGCCCCACCCCCAGTTTTGCTGCGAATCCGTCCAGTATATCGCATTCTTCGAGTTTCGGGTCATTGGGTCCCTCTGGAGGACATACTGGATATCCTCGTCCGATGAATAGGCCGTACCCCCCCTCGCCGTACGGTGGTAGTAGTAGTAGTGGTGTTGTGCCAGGGCGGCAGCAAACGGAGGATGCTGCGGAGGTTTATAAGAGGAATGCAATCAATAAGATTGTGGAGACCGTTCATGGGGACATCATGCAATTGAGGAAGGCTAGGGAggtggagatggaaggtttgttcAGTGCGCAGGCTGTGTTGAAGAGGAGGGAAGAGGAGATAAATAAGGGACTTATGGAGATGCAAGATGAGAAGGAGGGTTTGGAGGCGCAATTACAAGTTGTATTGATGAATACAGATGTTTTAGAGGCGTGGGTGAGAGAGAACAATGAGAAAACTAAAGTGAATGCAGGGGATTTGGATGTGGATAATGTGTTTGAGTGCATTGATCCTCTATCAAAGCAGATGTTAGAGTGTACAGCAGCAGATTTAGCAATCGAGGACGTAGTTTATTCCTTAGATAAGGCAGTGCAGGAAGGGGCAGTGCCCTTTGATCAGTACTTAAGGAATGTAAGGTTGTTCTCAAGGGAGCAGTTTTTCCATCGGGCTACTGCCACGAAAGTTAGGGCCGTGCAGATGCAGGCTCAGGTTGCTAGTATGGCTGCTAGAGCTCCACATTATGCTTCCTAA
- the LOC110667191 gene encoding uncharacterized protein LOC110667191 gives MDHYDFQAQRREIKHKGRNVVWSIAMDKCLIEALAIQARNGNKIDKCFNENAYTAACFAVNSHFNLNLNNQKVVNRLKTIKKRYKVIRDMLSQDGFRWNPSTKMIECDSEDLWKRYIAAHPDAKGIRGKQIEMYDELKIVCGNYQAPSRWAKMKDGGHVTKNFEEDSPSFLSPSSEDASETDGTESYTGPPDCVPDGSQDPPLIQPVRQLPKRARGSEALQDAMLAVATSIRRLADAMEQSKTAINASELLQAVMEIDGLEEAKQMYAFEYLNADPIKARAFMTYNARMRKIYLFRQFWWWK, from the exons ATGGACCACTATGACTTTCAAGcacagagaagggagattaagcaTAAAGGAAGAAATGTTGTTTGGTCTATTGCCATGGACAAGTGCCTTATTGAAGCTCTTGCTATTCAGGCTAGAAATGGAAATAAAATAGACAAATGTTTTAACGAGAATGCTTACACTGCTGCTTGTTTCGCTGTGAactctcactttaatttaaacttGAACAATCAAAAAGTTGTTAATCGTCTTAAGACCATCAAGAAAAGGTATAAGGTAATAAGGGATATGCTAAGTCAAGATGGGTTCAGGTGGAATCCCAGTACAAAGATGATTGAATGTGACAGTGAAGATCTTTGGAAGAGATACATTGCT GCGCATCCTGATGCAAAAGGCATTCGGGGTAAGCAGATTGAGATGTATGATGAACTAAAAATTGTTTGTGGAAATTACCAAGCTCCTAGTCGCTGGGCTAAGATGAAGGATGGAGGTCATGTAACAAAGAATTTTGAAGAAGATTCTCCTTCTTTCCTCTCACCAAGTTCAGAAGATGCGAGTGAGACTGATGGAACAGAATCGTATACTGGACCACCAGATTGCGTGCCAGATGGTAGTCAGGACCCTCCACTGATCCAGCCTGTTAGACAACTTCCCAAAAGAGCCCGTGGATCAGAAGCTCTTCAAGATGCAATGTTGGCAGTGGCAACAAGCATTCGGCGTTTGGCTGATGCAATGGAGCAGAGCAAAACTGCAATCAATGCCTCAGAACTATTACAGGCTGTGATGGAGATTGATGGCTTAGAAGAGGCTAAACAAATGTATGCCTTTGAATACCTGAATGCTGACCCCATTAAAGCCAGAGCCTTTATGACGTACAATGCACGAATGAGGAAGATTTATTTGTTTCGACAGTTTTGGTGGTGGAAGTAA
- the LOC131176594 gene encoding caffeic acid 3-O-methyltransferase-like, whose product MSPSREIDQEEEACLDATVFSLSHVFPLVLRTAVELNLFEIIAKAGHGAHVSASEIASQLPTTNPDAPSVLDRILRLFATHSLLSYSSRTLDDGRIEKLYGLTPASKFFIGTVEEGNISPLYTFASHRVNLEVWLHMKDLILEGGNLFKKVHGMSLFEYTNKDPEFNTIFNQAMAGSSTLIMNGILAIYKGFEGLTSLVDVGGGTGRTLNMIISKYPSIRGINYDLPHVIQTAPPYPGLQHVGGNMLTSIPKGEAIMIKDTFHNWSDENVVKILKNIYEVLPNNGKLIVMNAVLPEEPETSKASQNVSAFDNMMLTIPSGKERTTREFEALIRAAGFINFKVACVGYGIWAVMESYK is encoded by the exons ATGAGCCCCAGTAGAGAAATAGATCAAGAAGAGGAAGCATGTCTAGATGCCACAGTATTTTCTCTCTCTCATGTCTTTCCTTTGGTTCTTCGCACAGCTGTCGAGCTAAATCTCTTTGAGATTATAGCCAAAGCTGGCCATGGAGCCCATGTTTCTGCCTCTGAAATTGCCTCTCAGCTTCCCACAACAAATCCTGATGCCCCTTCTGTGCTTGATCGTATCCTGCGTCTCTTCGCCACTCATTCTCTCCTCTCTTACTCCTCACGGACCCTCGACGACGGCAGGATTGAAAAACTTTATGGCCTGACACCTGCCTCTAAATTCTTTATTGGCACTGTAGAAGAAGGCAACATCTCTCCCTTGTATACCTTTGCCAGCCACAGAGTCAATTTGGAGGTTTG GTTACATATGAAGGACCTAATTCTTGAAGGTGGAAATCTGTTCAAGAAAGTTCATGGGATGTCTCTATTCGAGTACACGAATAAAGATCCAGAATTCAACACCATCTTCAACCAGGCAATGGCTGGTAGCTCTACGCTTATTATGAATGGAATTCTAGCGATTTACAAAGGATTCGAGGGACTCACTTCACTggttgatgttggtggtggcactgGCAGGACTCTCAATATGATCATCTCCAAGTACCCTTCCATCAGAGGCATCAACTATGATCTCCCTCATGTGATCCAAACTGCACCACCTTATCCTG GACTCCAGCATGTAGGAGGAAATATGCTCACAAGCATTCCAAAAGGAGAAGCAATAATGATAAAG GATACATTTCACAATTGGAGTGATGAAAATGTGGTGAAAATATTGAAGAACATTTATGAAGTGCTGCCAAATAATGGGAAACTTATAGTGATGAATGCAGTATTGCCAGAAGAACCAGAGACAAGCAAGGCTTCTCAAAATGTTTCAGCATTTGATAACATGATGTTAACGATACCCTCAGGGAAAGAAAGGACTACAAGAGAATTTGAGGCCTTGATTAGAGCAGCTGGGTTCATAAACTTCAAAGTTGCTTGTGTTGGTTATGGAATCTGGGCTGTCATGGAATCCTACAAGTAA